One Kitasatospora sp. NBC_01266 genomic window carries:
- the rsmD gene encoding 16S rRNA (guanine(966)-N(2))-methyltransferase RsmD, which translates to MTRVIAGTAGGRRLAVPPGRGTRPTSDKAREAMFSTLEALRGTLVGARLLDLFAGSGAVGLEALSRGAAHVLLVEADAAAARVVRANVKTVALPGAEVRAERAERVVAGAGPGEPYDLVFLDPPYSVTDAELREMLITLRAGGWLTDDALVTVERSTRGGEFGWPGGFEALRSRRYGEGTLWYGQAV; encoded by the coding sequence ATGACCCGCGTCATCGCCGGGACGGCCGGCGGCCGTCGACTGGCCGTACCACCTGGCCGAGGCACCCGCCCGACCTCCGACAAGGCCCGCGAGGCGATGTTCTCCACGCTGGAGGCGCTGCGCGGCACCCTGGTCGGGGCCCGCCTGCTCGACCTCTTCGCGGGTTCCGGCGCGGTGGGCCTGGAGGCGCTGTCCCGGGGCGCGGCGCACGTCCTGCTGGTCGAGGCGGACGCCGCCGCGGCCAGGGTGGTGCGGGCCAACGTCAAGACGGTGGCGCTGCCCGGCGCCGAGGTGCGGGCCGAGCGGGCCGAGCGGGTGGTGGCCGGCGCCGGTCCCGGCGAGCCGTACGACCTGGTCTTCCTGGACCCGCCCTACTCGGTGACCGACGCCGAACTGCGCGAGATGCTGATCACACTCCGCGCTGGGGGCTGGCTCACGGACGACGCACTCGTCACCGTGGAACGCAGCACCCGGGGTGGCGAATTCGGCTGGCCCGGGGGATTCGAAGCGCTGCGCTCCCGTCGTTACGGCGAGGGCACGCTCTGGTATGGGCAAGCCGTCTGA